The sequence below is a genomic window from Leishmania major strain Friedlin complete genome, chromosome 30.
TCCGAGACGGTCGGCAAGAATGGTCGCAGTGCGTCGTGCGTACTCAGAGGAGTGGAAAGCGAAAGCCCACCTGGCACCATCGCCTCAGAGTCGGCGGCCTCTGCGACAGCCGCAGTTGCTTGTGCCAAGCAAGCGTCACGCATGGTCTCCGTGCCTTCGAGTGGAGCGCCGGTGACCCGCTCGTACAGGGCCAGTCGTGCATTGCACAGGCGCATCCAGTATGCCGGGTCCTGCTCCTTGTGCGTAGAGAGTATGTGGTGCAGCATCTGCCCCATGTGCACGACCCGGGTGCACATGGGGCACGCGGCGTAGGCCAGAGCGCTGTGCGACATAGACGATGGGGGTtcgaagcgcagcggcttGCCTGCGGACTGGGGGCTCACCGATGAACCTGCCAAATCTGACGCGCACCGAAGCGGAGTGCTTAGAGCTGAACTGAAAAGTCCGCCACATGCACCAGCTACAGAGGCTAACACGAGTGGCGACGGCACGCGCGAGGACAACCGACAAGCTGTGGAGACAGCACTGGACGGTGCGCTGCATGCACAGCGGCCGCGGACAGAGTGTTGTGAGGCCTTGACCGTAGCGAGCATCGGCTGTGAGagaccgcagcagcggtcgCTAAGCCGACGCCACCTCGCCCTTCGCAGCAtcgctctctttcctttGCACTCGCGACCGTTGGTGAGTTCACTGCGCCGCGGAACACAGTGAAGATAGAAAGTGCGGTGGGGGTTGGGGGAGGCCAGTAAGCCCTGCGAAACGCCTTCGCCGAGTCTCACGCTCCCTGGCGTGCGCAGAGCAACAGCTTCGAGGCCTACACGAGGCACAGGGCGGCAAAGGTCCtcagtgcgtgcgtgcgcgcgcgaaggCTGCTGCCCTTCGGTGGACGAAGAGTGCTACAGCGTTGAGCACGCGCGGCACAGCACACAGCGCTCTGCGTTTTCTTCCTTGGTCAGAGGCAAACGGCAGCCTGCGAAAGAaccgcaccgcctcctgcGATGGCGGCTGGTGAGGGGGCGGTGCAAGAAGGGAGTGGGGGCACCTGCGCACGGGCTCGGCGTCTGTGCGAGTCTGACTGTGGCAACAGAGAAAAGAGGCATGTGCGCCAAGAGAGAGGTGTGCAGGCACGCGTTGCAaccatcgccgtcgccccccccccgcccccacccgCAGCAACGACAACGTCCAGGGCGAGaagcaaagagagaggaaaagtCGTGAGAGAGACACGTGCAGGAGCAAGTCGCAGGCGCTGACAACACGGTGCATCCTTAGGGGGATGCGGACCGCACCACGTGCATGAAAATGGTCGCGAAGAAGGGCGTGTGGTTGCCAGTCCACACACCTGCATGTCTGCTCAAGCACGCGGTGACcgctgcggaggagggaggatgACCGCCAACAACGTATGGCAGCAGTGTCTCTTCGTTTTTCCGCCATTCGGCAGAAACAgatgaacacacacacacacacacacacacacagcaagagagagagaccaaCGCCCGAATAGTAAAGGAGAGCCGTGAAACCACGCGAGATTTGCTGCCGTACTTCAGCGGCACTTCTGCTCTTGCCCGTGGGTATGTGTGCAACTCGTTTTTGTGGtgcgaggggagaggaaaggTGCCGGGTCCCCCTTGTGCATGCATGGAAGtatgcgcacgcgtgcaagCGTCATGACTGAGACCAGAGCGCCGTCGATGCAGAACAGCGAGAGGTgaacgaggaggagccgaTGAGCTTCGGGGCTCTtgcggggcagcagcagggtAAAAGAAAGAAGATAACcgtgtccccccccccacacacacacacaccgccccACGCCCAGACACGCGTAATGGCAGACACTGCATGGAAAACAGAGGGAGCAAGGGCTACGACCCCTCGTAAAGCAGCGCAGAGAAGCGCAAGGAAACGGCAACGAGGACAACAATGTCcgtggggaaggggggcaaCACGCAACAAACAAGCAGTTGTTGatcgggggaggagggcaatGAAACAATGAAAGTGGCTCGATGACGGGGACAcaaaacagcagcagctgcatggGCGGACAACGTCAGCCGCTTGTTGAGAAAACATCGTGAGGGagatgggggagggcgaCGAAGGTGGGCgcgtggagcagcagcagcagcatcaatCCAGATACTCCCACGAATCCGTGTCGAGCTCGTCTTCACCATCATCcctctccgctgcagcagcggtggcagtgcCTACCCCGCCCTCCTTGAACCTCTTGCGAGGTAACCGCAGCGTACGTCGGTGTACTAGTGGTGCCGTCTCGGAAATCGACGCGCCGCCCATCGCACAACTATGGCCCATCTGCAGCGGGGACACAAAGGTGCTGTCGGCGTGACCCGGCCGCGCACCCCCGAGATGATCGCAGTCGcgctgcgtctgctgcgATTCGACGTGCATGAATCTGTTAGAGAGAtgcacctccagcgcggccCACTCATCGCGTGTTGTAACGGCGAAGGCGAGAAACAGCGATGTGTCCACGCGTGACCAATGTACACAACGCACATCGGCGACGGATGGCGTGACagaggccgcggcggacAGCCCctcacacagcagcgcggcagccgtTCGCTGGTGCGGGTCCAGGTAGAAGAGCTGTGTTTGGTTGTGAGCAAAGAAGTAGTAACTCCGTCCCGGTACTCCGCCGACAACCCCCAGAcactgcggctgctccaTCAGCTTTTCTATCTGGAGGTAGCTCTCctgcgtcagctgcgccgccgcactcACGCGCACAGAGGCCAAGACGAGCACCACATCCGCCCCCTGCTTGAAGGTGTGCTGCACCTCGTCAGCGTAGATGCACCCGTTTGTGGACGTCACCACCATCACGcgcgtctgcagctgctccgtctTTACGGCACCCTGCACCGTGCGCTTGATGGCCTCGCAGCCCTGCGATGGGCTCCAGTACTCCGCCTTGAACACCCGCCGATTCCATACACTTCGGATCATGTTGTGGATCGAGAACGGCGCCGTCTCGGCACTGTGGTcgaagaaaagagaaagTTTGCGATCCGCTGGACGGCCATGGACCCACAAGAAATGAGCCAGAAGCATCTGCGAGGTGCGCAGAAGGCAGCCCCATCCCTGGTCTGTCTCGATCAGGCGCGTGACGGCCGGGATCGCCTCGAAGCCGTCCCGGTACGTGAAGATGAGAAATGTGTCGGTGAGTGCCTTCTCTAACTCCTCTCGCGATtccacggcagcgccagaCCTGCCGACGACTTGGAGTGGAAAGACCGCCTCCGTGGGGAAAAAGGCGCTCCATAAATCTTGCACGTAGCGGAGCATCGATGTATGCTggggcagggagggagggcagtCAGAGGTCGAGTgtaagcagcagcggcagcagcaggggggAGGACGCAACACCTGGCAGAGCCGATGTGCTGCCGTAACGCCCAAGAGCACGCAAGCACAATGATTGGATAAGCCATACAAGAAGAGGagtcgctccctctctctcaaATTCCTTCTCCTGCGTACCGCCGCGCAGTGGCCGAGCACGCGCCCGCTGGTGGGCTTCAACAACGAGCTCAGTGACTGCCCCCGGCTTCTGCTCGGTTGTTGGACAGCCGCACTGGGAAGCGTGCACAACTTGGGAAAAGTGAGAGGTTGAGAGAGGAATGtggcaagagggagggggaagtcAGAGGAAGAGCAGCCTGAGTT
It includes:
- the ATG4.2 gene encoding putative AUT2/APG4/ATG4 cysteine peptidase; amino-acid sequence: MLRYVQDLWSAFFPTEAVFPLQVVGRSGAAVESREELEKALTDTFLIFTYRDGFEAIPAVTRLIETDQGWGCLLRTSQMLLAHFLWVHGRPADRKLSLFFDHSAETAPFSIHNMIRSVWNRRVFKAEYWSPSQGCEAIKRTVQGAVKTEQLQTRVMVVTSTNGCIYADEVQHTFKQGADVVLVLASVRVSAAAQLTQESYLQIEKLMEQPQCLGVVGGVPGRSYYFFAHNQTQLFYLDPHQRTAAALLCEGLSAAASVTPSVADVRCVHWSRVDTSLFLAFAVTTRDEWAALEVHLSNRFMHVESQQTQRDCDHLGGARPGHADSTFVSPLQMGHSCAMGGASISETAPLVHRRTLRLPRKRFKEGGVGTATAAAAERDDGEDELDTDSWEYLD